In Scomber japonicus isolate fScoJap1 chromosome 3, fScoJap1.pri, whole genome shotgun sequence, the genomic window TTAACCCAAATTTTCACAGCATGAGGAAGTACACAGTGGCTTTAATTGTTTGTCTCTTATAAAGTATTTACCACAGCATCCTGTTTAGATGCCCCCTTCACTTTCCACTCACATTCAGTGCACTTTCTTTCacctcagctgcagcacagttCCTGATCTGTTCATTGTCTGTTTTTACAGAAGAAGCTCGAGGAGGATGGAGGCACTACAGACACAGCCACACTCCTGTCCAACCACCACGAGAAGGACAGCGGTGTCGGTCGCACGGATGAGAGCACGCGAAACGACGAGAGCTCGGAGCAGGAGAACCTCGCTGACGACCAGACCACGGCCTCCAATACGCTGGGCAGCTGCAGAATGCTGACCTACAGCCAGGACACGCTCGGCAGCACTGACCTGCCCTTCAGCGGCGAGTCCTTCATCTCGGCAGACTACGCCGACACCGACTTCCTGGGCATCCCGGCAGACGAGTGCGAGCGCTTCAGGGAGCTTCTGGAGCTGAAGTGCCAAATGAGGAACAGTGGAGCGCAGGCTTTGTACTGCCAGGGCGGCGGGGCAGGAGGTCAGGACCAGGAGTGTGTGGACAAGGAGCTGGAGCTGCTCAACGAGGAGCTGCGCACCATCGAGCTGGAGTGTCTGAACATCGTCCGTGCTCACAAGATGCAGCAGCTGAGGGAGCAGTGTCGCGAGTCCTGGATGCTACACAACAGCGGCTTCCGTAACTACAACACGAGCATCGACGCACGCCGCCACGAGCTCTCTGATATCACGGAGCTGCCGGAGAAGTCAGACAAAGACAGCTCCAGCGCCTACAACACCGGCGAGAGCTGCCGCAGCACCCCTCTCACGCTGGAGCTGTCTCCAGACAACTCGCTCCGTCGAGGAGCGGAGAACCAGGCCGGGGCGTCCGGCTCCTCCAGCTCCAACGGCAGGATGCTCAAACCTCTCCTGTCCCCCGTTCAGGAGGTTTGTAGCTCCAGCCGTAGCAGAGGTTCCTCCAAGGATTCGGATTCCCTGCAGGCAGAGACCAAGGAGAGGAAGCTGGGAGAGTCCAGTAAGTCCGGACGGAGCTATTCCCAACCACACTCACCTTACAAGCACGCCCACATCCCCGCCCACGCCCAGCACTACCAGAGCTACATGCAGCTGATCCAGCAGAAATCCGCTGTGGAGTACGCCCAAAGCCAGATGAGCTTAGTCAGCATGTGCCGGGACCACATCTCCACCGACCTGGAGCCCAAGATGGAGTGGAAGGTGAAGATCCGCAGCGACGGCACACGCTACATCACCAAGCGGCCCGTCCGGGACAAGCTGCTGAGGGAGCGAGCCCTGCGCATCCACGAAGAGCGCAGCGGCATGACCACGGACGACGACGCCATAAGCGAGCTGAAGATGGGCCGCTACTGGAgcaaggaggagaggaagcagcACGCCGTCCGCGCCAAGGAGCAGAGGCAGCGTCGCGAGTTCATGAAGCAGAGCCGAGCCGATTGTCTGAAGGAGCAGGCCGGTCTAGAGGACAAAAAAGAACCCAACATCATAGAACTCAGCCACAAAAAGATGATGAAAAAGAggaataagaaaatatttgacaACTGGATGACCATCCAAGAACTGCTGACCCATGGTACCAAGTCACCAGACGGCACGAGGGTTTACAACTCACTGCTGTCTGTGACCACAGTCTAAGTCCTGCTCTGAGTTCAGGTGGCGGGCCAGCCAGAGGACAAACTGAGTGTAATGGACTGTACATAGGACACTACCAGTTGGGGTAGAGATTCCTGCCTCGTTCAATGTGGCAACATTTTGTAAATAGGAAATAAGGAAAGCTTTCCCGGACGAACATTTTCCTCCGCTGTGGTGAAGAGAAGGTCCTTTTTAAATGGTGGTTGGACTTGACATGAATCGGACATGGCTAcgaggatgattttttttttggaaaagttTTTCAAATCCTTCCAATAACCTTTTCTACCTTTGTGCTTGCTCTTTTGAATGATtttggaaacaaacaaaaaaacacgaTATCGGACTTTTTGGAAGGTTTTGAAAGTGTGTAAAGACCGTGCCATACATAAACAGCCAGCATTAACACTATTTTACATTACTTTGTTCGTACTATATATCTCTTTATCAGTATTTTACGGTTTTGCATACTCTGTGCTTTTATGGAAACAAAATATTGCTATTTTCCTGCGAGGTAGAACACGTAATCCTTTCCAAAAGGACtttttgtaaattaaaaaaaaataaaatttttgTAAcaaatccactttttttttagtttgaattTCTCTCCTAATGGTGCTGATTTCCCAAAGTTAATACCACCAGCGACGTACCATCTGTTCCATAATGTAGAGATCGTCATAAACGTGAGATCATTGTGTATGTACGTATGTTTAGAGCAAGATGTTTCTCACATTGTTGAAATTgaaatgtcagtgtttgttGAAGCACACATTGTAGTCGCTTTTGCTTTTTTAGGGCTTCATGTATTGAACAGAATACCAGCTTAACAAATCCTTAGTTAGCCACACAATTTGATGTCTTgtaaaatgagagaaataataaattattgttttatatatgaTGAGCTTTCACGTGGTTGGATTTTGTCATTTGTGAGAATTGTTGGATGTAACTGGTGtgaagtaaaagaggaagtagaatttttttttctttttttttttttttactggatcCAGTTGGCTCAATTTACGCTCACAAGTAgtgatgaaaatgtgtttatagtaACAAAGTAAGGCTGATTATTGGTGCTAGTTTTGGTCTTCATAAGGCTTcagattaacctttaaatgtAATGCTTTTGTCGAACCCtcttttttaacagtaaagattGGATTACTGTTTTAAGCCAGGAACAATCTCAAATTTAGGACTCATTTTTTTCAGGAGGAAGCAATCCATCACTCTATATGAATGTATCCCATTATTTATGAGAGCCTAAATCCCTGCCAGGTTTCTTTTACTCGCATCATAACTCTTCCACTCAGCTGCAGTTAACCTGTGATCCTGTCTTTCATTGATCCTGTTTATAAAGAATCAGGTCAGAGGATCATAAAGCCAAGGGTGGCGTTTAAAACaggattaaataaatacaaaaataacagaAGATGTTTTTGCTTCTTTGAGCTTGTTGTTTTGGTGGAATATTTagctcttaaagagacagatatgTCTTTACTCAGCAGTCAcatgaagagaaaaacagaactaGTAgtcagagtgagtgagtgaatcaGATGGCCAGAAACATGACTGAGAATGAATGCTAATGCGGCTCTGTGCCTGCTGGATATGTAAATGGCCAACTGCCACAGCAATTACAACCTGTCAAACTTGTGTGAAGTTTAGTTTGTGGTAGAGTGCTGCCCCTAGTGTTCAAAAAGTGATAAATGCTGTTTTAGTTTGATTTGTTTGGGCTTAAAATATGCATTAAGGGACACACAATATCCCttgaacaacacaaacaaaggtAACAGTTTTTCCCATTTTACATAATGCTAATGTTAAGATTCAACaaagtatgttttttatttctctacTTCTAACAGTAAATGAATCCAGGGTGAAGACACAGGGTGTAAGAATCATGCATACATTCACTCtattaacataaataaacaatctTTCAACAATACAAATCACTGCTCTCACATTTACAAGCCATTGCTCCCAATACAACACGCTCTTCCCATTACACATGAATGTGCCACTTCACCatttaacatgatgtcattgTTCTTTTGTGTGATTGCTCAATTTGTTCTGGGCTTATTTTTATAGCTCTTTACAATCTTCACCATCTCAGATGACAGATTGGACTCTTCAGAAAGTAGTAACATAAACTCTCATATcgaatgcatttttaaaaatccaggATATGCATTATTAATGAAATCACAGAAACGGACTCGCTGTTGATGTAACATCTATTTGCCAACTTCTAACAATGATAGTCAAAGTCCTGAGGCAAAAAGCTGTTGGCTGTGTCTGCGTTTCATGTCAGAGCCCAAGTAGGGCAACAGCATGTCAGGCTGGCGTTAACAAAAACCAATCCAATCAGCAGAGATCCCTGCTGTCCAGATCTGACACCGCTGAAGGCTGACAACAAAGATTTATATGTTCTGTGTTTTCCTTCACTTGGGTCTTGCAGTGGTGGCTTCCTTTAATTATCGCTCTTCCTCCGCCAAGCAAAGTGATCCATCAGTTCATAACTAAGATCTGAGATtacactgtgttgttttatgttgtaaCCAAGTTGTTAGTGAAGCTGGCATGAGGCCCCCTCACATGGTGATATCTCCATGCTGGGCTAATGGTTTATTTATCTGACTGCAGACTCCTACCATCTGTTAGAGGGACCTCGTACCCTCAGTCCCATATGATCCTTCAATTAGCAACTCGGCGCCTCATTACTGAGGACAAAGGCAGCTCGCAGTCTCTGCCGATGCACTACTTTTGTCATTTTACCTACCATCAAACGTAACTTTGGTTTTTTAATGAAGCAACAACAATCGGGACAAAATGAGTATGCATGTGGGGCTTTGTTTCATACCCAGGTTCATTTTCTAACTCGGAAGTTCTGAGTTTTTAAAGTACACACCTTAATTAGTATGTAATGCCAAAGTTAAGGTATAGATGAGCTTAAACCTGAACTAGTAGCTGCTTCTAGCAAAAAAGCTCTGTAGtggctagctggtgaacatattGCAGTGTTTAGTGGCTAAAAAGCAAGATTTATCAGATGATGGAGACCAAagacagagctaaaagaagTATGTAATGCCTAAATTAAGATATAGATGAGCTTAAAGCTGAACTAGCACTCATTTCAAGCAAAAAGCTTTCAGACCACTGTAGCAGCTAGCTAATGAGCATAGCGGGGAGTTTAGTGGCTAAAAAGCTAGctataatataatgaatattGGACATTCATCTTGTGGTCAGAAACAGGACtcgactccaaatgaatgctatgGTTTCTATGTCTGCGTGTTAGCTAAAGTGCTAACCATACCAACTTTACGCaattatatcaatattgtgtttacagcttgttctgctgcccccaagtgacCAAAAAAGCTGGTTTAAATTGTTGGTTTTGAACACTGTTTATTTTCTGAGCATACTATTTAAAGGAGCGATCCGTCAATTCAGTTATGCACtttaataaaactgaaaaatatggaaaatttACTAGACAGTTttcaaaatacatattttgatTTTCAGTCCATATTATGAGTCAGGCTCCAAAAATCCAgcatcctacatttcccatcatgCAACCTGATAACATGCTTCTTTAGACTTTCCATAGTTTGTAAATGTCCACATCTTTCAAACTACATTCCTCAGGTTTGTAACACAGGCTAAAAAGTTGCAGAAAAACTGCAAATCTATAATTCCCAAAGCCCAACCTCAGATTAGTCAATAAATGTCACATGGGTAATTCTTCTTGGTCTTTCTCCGTAACCACACAAGACAGGAGTTGTAAACTGACTTTGATATGTGACTCTTTAAAATTTTATAAGGATTTATTTGGTATTGTTTGCAGGTTTATCTGTTGACATAGTGCCTGATCATGGCCACTCACCCCTGCTATAACCTTCAACTACACTTCACCACAAAATATCCTCCCCTCACACAAAACAGCCACTTGTCTGTGATTCACGATGATTCATTTCGAACgagatttattttaaactaaacAACTATAATTCCTTTACTAACGCTGAGGCGCTGTCATCAGTTTGTATTATTTGTCAGGCCTGACAGTTCATGAATTCATCTGTTGTCTCTGTGGTTGAATCTGCATCACTTTAGGGGGATGATTATGGTAATGAGAGCAGCTGTGGGTGCAAACTCAGCCTCTTCCTCTGTGCCTGGTAGAGGATAATTGATTACTCCTCCTTAAGCCTGACCGAACCCAAGCCTTTGTGATTTATGTCTGGGTACAAGCCTCTGTACACACTCTTTTAACGGGAGATAACAATATGGCATGCAAGGCAAACAAAAAGCTCCAGCAATCAATTTTGGGATGTCCCCCACACTCCACTCCAACACAGAATGCTAGGAGATTAGTCGATCAAATACTTGGCTTTGCTACTCCCATGTATTTCTGTTATCTTTGGGATGAAAGTGTTTGTCTCCCCACCGGTTTGACAGTCCTGTGTTTGGGCTGGAGAGCAGGGCTCATCAGTTTAAACGTCAGAGTGGAGAACGGACCGACATTCCAGTGTATTCATCCATTAACTGATAAGGAGGCGGCTCCTCTGCTGCCCACGAGCGCTGCTGATTGCAATGCTGGTTCACTGTGCAGACTGAAGGGTTGGTACCTGCCCAGAAAGCTTGGACAGTATCCCTCACATATTTAGAAGTTGACTATCAGTATTCAGTTTGAAAGATGAGAGTTGAAATCAATGCAGGGAAGACTTGATAAGCATCAACTTGTGGAGCGCATGACCTAAATTAAAATACAGCCATGTTTTTAGTTCTATTTGGTGCAATAAACCTCGGAGGCACCTCATCGCTCCAGCCAGTTCAGCAGGTGAGGAGACGGCGTTAGCACGTCTCACATCTCTGGAGGATTAAAGAGATCAAACTGCTGGATGAACAGAAAGAAATGCTGAACCACatattcaccccccccccccccccctccgtcATGTCTGAACATCAGTCAAAAAGGCTTGAGTGCTATAGATGTGGATACATCATGTCCTCAGAGCTGTTTACTTTCTCAAGTTTTTCTTTCATcctaaaaaatgtaatattcactATAAAACTTAAAGCTgcacccaaaaaaacaaaaaaaaactaaattgctGATGTGAAACTGGAGCTCTGCATAGAAAGTGAACATATTGCAACATTACTTTCTACCTTGAGGCAATAAATTACTGGCACTCATTACCAGATGCAATCATGAAATAGGGATTGGTGTTTATTTCCAAATTTGAATTAGTGAATATTTGTGTCCAGAACAAATCAGACTTTGACTTGCATGACTGATCAGTGGTTGTTTTACATGATAATAAGATCACTGTGATAACCCTGCTTGGTGTGAACAGCAATGGATTTATAGTTTCATATAATAGAAATGTGGCTTCTTCTTTGAACTGAAGAAATGTTATGTACTGTAGAATATCTTTAATAAACAGACTCATTTATTACCTCAAATATGTTATGAGAGAGAAAACCCATTTCTatttctgtaaatgtttccttcaTGAATTAAACAGTATTTTGTGCACTGAGACGCTGTGAACCCCAAGTGCTTCTGTAAAGACCTGCAAATTGCTGTCTGTATCTTACTTAACTTAATCTTTCTTAATGCTGCCTGCAACAGTGTCAAACACTGCAACAATGAAACACAAGGTCTGATCATCATTTCATCACCCTTACTTTgatccacacaaaaaaacatgtttgctgTGAAATCACATGTGACAGCTAGAAAAGATGAGCAAACCTTCAAAGATAACTAAATATATCACGTACATGAAATGCACTAGATATCCTGATTCGTCATGAGTACGTGATTGGAACAGCAAAGAAACGTTCCAATGATTAATGGGAGAAAAACAACACGGGAACATGTTGTTTACCTGCAGGAGATATGATAAAAATGTGCACAGGCCTGGAAAACATGCAGGAACCTGACTTATCACTTAGATTGTAGCATATAATAAGAAGTAGGATGATGATTGCGATATTTTATGTTCCTTAAGACACTGCCAAAAAGAGAGGACATCTGGTACATGTTTCAGCATCATCCACATGCAATACAGTCACAATGTTGTGAAATAACACAGTTCATCTTTGAACAGTCAACATTTTCTTAATTTCTCTGTCAACCCAAAGCATTGGAAGCATAAAATTacacattattttatataactACAAAACCTCAAcattaaaacagacaaagaatGATGTGATGTTCTTTTGGTTCATTTTAACTAAAAAATCATAGATACTAAGAATGAAGCACCATTAGCGACTCAGTGAGGTTACTTGGGCATAGTGGCGCTTTGAGCTATATGCTACAAGCATGTAGCAGGTATATTTTTTAGCATGTTCTCCACAATGTGTAAGATAAACGTGTAAGCGACAAGAAGAGTTCTCACCTAAGTTGTTACAAAAGGATGAATTCAAATGTTTGACCTGAGGATGGCGCTAGATGAAATGTCAGGGGATCAAAACAAAGTGATGACAGTTCATCCTGAGGGGAGCACGAATGTCAAATTTCATAGTTAACCATCCAAAAGTTATctagacatttcactcaaatccAAACATTTCAACTATATAGTTTTGTTAAAGATACAGTCAGAGTACAGTACAATCATTAgagttcatcctctggggaacacAGATGTTTGtaaaaaatgtcatggcaaACCATCGAGTAGAGATTGAGGTATCTCAGTGTGGAACAATGTGGTGGAGCAACACACAGACCAACATTGCCATCCAGTGTTGGGGAATAACTAGTAACATGTTACattaagtaataaaataaatgtaactgtacaGTTAGAAAAATAGACAATTATAGCTACTAATGGAAATGTTGGTGATTACAAAGAGGTTACAACCAAATATAGTCTTTTTGCTAAAAAGCTTAAAACATTCATTCTGCTGTTTTGcatcttttctccttcttttgaGATATTTCTGAACAACATGAGACAGCAAAGCCAAAGGGGCAAATTTTAGTGCAACGCCATCAAGAATAGGCTGGCTCATGAGGAGCTGTCTCTATGTCTAGACAGGCTGCATTTATTTGGGAGGATAAGCTCACATTTTGACTGCCTCTAGTCTGCCAATCAAATCAATGTGCATTGCCCTAAGCAATCTGAGTCTGCATGCAACCAGCTGACCATGTCAAGGAGGGTGGTCATGTTGATGAGAACGCCTTTCAGTGCTTGAAATGAGGTTAATAGTGAGGTTTACACTGCCaggtttaaatgtatgtttttaggAATTGCCCAGATTAAAACACTTGTTACAAAAGTATGACATTTTATAAGttacattattttgatgaagTAGAATTAGTTAtattacttattatatttttaacagGGTAATTAGTCATCTATAACctatattacatttcaaaagtaatcttCAAGTAAAGATCCCTGGCTTGTAAATACATAATTACATCATCAGTTCTTGACCCTGACTGACCCTGAGGAGATGCTAACCAGTATTGTTTAATGACAAATATGAAATGCACAATAAATGAACATAATGTCTTTGAAAGTGTGTAAATATACACATTagtctgtctgcagtctttcaacaatgaattttaaaaaaacagaacaagatGTGTGGCTCTTAAGAAACTCTATaaaaaagagaacagaaaaaaatgagtcTGACTTAAAAGTGAAAGTAGAGAGTATTATTTGAAAGTTCAGTCTCCCTATTAACTCTGAGTGACCTTCACAGTAGTCTGAAACTGAGCGGTGGCACTGTGATTATGTGTGGCTGGGGCTCGGTGCTGCTGATGCGTCTGTCTTTGAGACATTTCTTTGCACTTTGACTAAAAGGTCTGGACAGGCAATGAGGCAACCAAGATCCTGTCAGCTGGAGGAGCGAGTGTGTCATATAACCTTCAGCTTATCCAGACAGAGGCCTGGCAGGGATGGGTCATCTTTTCAAAAATGACACTAAAATGATTTCTGCTAGAATTaagaaaaaatgtctttgttatAGTTGTCAGTAGTTACAAATAAATCCAGGAGAAAAGCATGATTTTCTGTGTGAAACATTGAATTTTGCTTTCCACCCTCAATTGAAAACACTTCTCATCACTTTTGCACACTTTTTCTATCAGATTAATGCTAAATGCATTCAGGGCCAGCTCATTGAATGCCAAAGACACATCTAACAACGCATTTGACCCTCGCATGGTCTTGTTAGCTTCAAAGGCtcttttgcttgtgttttgtttatggCCTAGCAGAGCCATAACTCACAGCGCTCCGTCCTCCCACAGCTCGTCCCTCTCTGCACAACTATTCTCACAGCAGTTTCCTGGGTCAGATCGCATGAACCTCTATGGCTCCCTTTCCGCAGATTTATTGGTCGACAGCTAATTTTTCCATTATACACATTCCAAATTATAGGCTTGGACCAGCGGGATGGCTGCGGCAgaacaaggaaggagagggaaagagaaagagagagggaacaaCATGCTGTTATTCCTCTATACCACCACATCTCCCACTGGATCCACAGGATTGATCTCACCCTTGTACAGAGCGTATCGGTGCTCCTGTTCAAAGAGTCTGTGCAGAGTGCGCCACTTGATAACACCTACATCATTAAGTGTTAAGTACAGTACTGTCACAACAAGCCAGCTGGATGAGTGCAGAAAAACCACAGCTGACACAAAAAAGCAGAATTAACTTAAGTCACAGACGCTTGCACGAGATATATGTGCTCAAAATGTGTGTATAACTTTTTGATTGTTGGTTTTGGAAAGTCAATGAAAACTGCATGACTCCTGTCCAAATGTTACAGTTTATCACAGTTTGACTGAGCAGCACTTTTGGGAGAGGAAGTGAATGAAGTTACATCTTCCAGTAATTACTTCCAGTGATTATAGATGTCAGCTTGTTGGTGAAGTGATGGAGTTTCCCTTATGAAAAAAACAGGCAGCACAAAAATTCCAGCCTGTCGGGACCTGAACTACACTTTGTTAGCATCCTATTTTGTAAAAGCGATTACCATTAGCAGTACATAATGTGAATAATTAACTTCTCTCGTTACATGGCTTGGTGAATTGCTGTTTTCTCACCTGAAACATTTGTCGTTTTGGTTTTCAGGTGGCGTCATGTAGATGGGATGGAAGGCTTCAGGAGATGCTGTAGTAATGAAGCAGTGGTGTCTCTGAGATCCTCATATCTAAGGTTAGCTTTTCACCTTTATTCTTCAGCATATATGATGTTGCACCGTTGCATGCATATTTGAAGTTTGATGATTTCTGACGATGTCTCAGCATCATGTCAACAACTGCATTTCCTTTGATATCCAACAACAAACAGTGTTGCATCCAGAAGGATTAAAGCATTTCTTTAATACCAAGAATGTTGATAAAATCTGTATTCTgatgtttgtggtttgtgtttttaatgtctaatattttcttttcaacatGCTGTTTCTGTTCTGAAACTGGTCCAGGGAGGCTCTGGATGCAGGCATGAAGGAGAGGGAGTGGAGGTCAGCTATCATCAACCAGTTAGCAATTTCAGTCAGTCATTTAATATCATCAAGAGTCAGTGCatgtatttaatattatatCACTGGATGTGACCTAAATATATTTCAGCTCCCCCAGTATGTGGTGATAGAGTCTCTGAGGGAGGACCACTCCACTTCACCAAAAACCTCACCAGAGAGCAGATCACTAAAACCAAGGTGGTCAGCCTGTAACCTGTAACCTGCACTATAGGACTTTAGTGTGAAACCCAGCACAGAAGTCGTGGTTTTCAGTTTGCAATTGGACATTATTACAAGTCATCTTAATTCTACTATTCATACTCATATTTACCAAGAGTTTGCATTTCCACTTTCAGACTGACTCaattgttttgttgtgtattttttatatttgacacCTGGTTAGATTGTTTATCCGTGTGTGTAGTTTGATCTAAAGCCAGAAACAGATTGGAACTTTTTTGCATTGTGCAGTCATAATGGTATTCACTCTTCTgctttcttcttgttttaaaaGGTATTTTTCCCCCTTGAGCATATGTGTTTGAGACACATCCAGATACATCACTAAAAAACTTACATtcagtatgtttatgtgtgtgtgtgtgtgtgtgtgtgtgtgtgtgtgtgtgtgtgtgtgcgtgcgtgcgtgcgtgcgtgcgtgcgtgcgtgcgtgcgtgtgtgtgtgtgtgttgtctgatTCTAGTCAAAAATAGATCATAGAGAGTATGCAGGGTTTgaacttctttctcttttttactgTCATTTTTGTTGTGTGCAAATGAGTGTAGTGACTTCCAGGAAAAACTGCCTTCAAAATGTGTCCTCATATTTAAAGATTATTTCCTCTCTTGCCTTTCTATGACGGTCTAGCTGCTTTCCAGTTTGGTCAGTCACACTTGGAAAGCAACTAGAAAGTGAAGGCTGCCACTCTCTATGACCTAAGATTCAGTCATTTTGTCTTTGCCAAAAAGAAATTTTGCTTTTGGATATATTCACCTCCTGGCTCATGGTTATCTTTAACACATTACAGCTATAAACCTCTCCAGGCCTTAAATGATTCATCTGGCCCTGTCAAACATCTTTTATTAAAGGATTATATTGGCATTTGACTTTGAGATCTGTCAGTTGTGAGAGTCTTACAAGCTGACAATGTAATTTGTTGAATGAAATGCTGGTAAAATTAAATTGCTGCTGTTAAACCtaattataaaagaaaatgtagctTGATAAATGAACATTTTCCCCTAACAGTATAAAGACTATCTGCCAGTATAAATACACAGTGTGAGCCTGAGATAcgttgtgtgtatttgtggtcaaactgtttgtgtgtgtagccttGGTGGGGGCTTTTATTGACTATTAGCATTTATTAATATCCCTGGAGAGCATGAGGTAAGGCTGAAGTTCACATATTTCTTACAATTTAGATGTCAACCTCTTAATATTTATAATCTCCACCTTTCCTTGTTCATTTATAATGCATGTTCCATTACGTATCACTCATAATTCTAAGTCCTGTGCACATAATATGTTGCTCTCTAGACCTCTCACCTATCTGAGTAACTCTTATTTCCTAACTATTGATTTAAAATACAAGCGGCTCTAAATGTGACAAGAGGTCTTTTGTTGCAGTGAATGAACtgcacttttttccccctggcCTCCTACAGCAGCAGTTCTCATGTGGCATGGCATGTTCTCACAAGCTACATTTCAACTTTATGTTCCTCCAACCGAAAGTCAAATCAATACAGTTTAAGTGgccttctttaaaaaaattcaatttcGTGTGCCTGGTTTTTGAGGGACTCTAATAAATAAACACTAATTGTACTTAAAGTAAGGAGTTTAAATGAGCAGTTCAGTGAGATTCTCATTTATGCTGTCAGACCTAGTGGAGGCACAGACCTGCAGACTTGCTGTATGTCAGTGTTTGTTCAGACAGGCAGTAGCAGCTCTGACAGCACCGACTCTCccgtgtgcctctctctctctctctctccggtgTGGCCTGACAatccattatcatcatcataaagCATCCGAGCGAGCCGCCTCCTCAGCTGCAGGACGCACATATACAATCCCACTCGAGCGCAGTATccccgtacacacacacacacacacacacacacacacacacacacaaaacacactagCTGTAATTGCACCTTTATTAGTCTCCCATTCACACTTTTTACAACCCGGCGCAAAGAGCAGGTTCCATCTCTGGAAATGGCCTCTAAAAGCATCAAGGCTGTTATAAACAAGACCGTCCAGTCAGTGCCATTAGACTGAGTGGCTGGGGGGGGGTGAGGTggtgaggtggtggtggggggaaagagagagacaggcccTGTGCTGCCAACATGTTGAGTGAGTAAAGTCAATTAGTGTACTTCATTAGAATGTAGTAAA contains:
- the pdzrn3b gene encoding E3 ubiquitin-protein ligase PDZRN3-B isoform X2, whose translation is MGCSLCTLQKPEEQYKLLYEVCQVNGKDLSKATHDQAVEAFRTAKEPIMVQVLRRDPHPKLVSPTIDTQVSDISTQTDITLQHIMALTKLPPPSPPMTVLEDYLLPEEHPPGHAYFDPNDFLEGIQQDIEREELEYEEVDLYRANIQDKLGLTICYRTDDEDEAGIYISEIDPNSIAARDGRIREGDKIIQINGIEIQNREDAVALLTSEGNQNISLLVARPEIQLDEGWMDDDRNDFLDDLHMDMLEQQHHQAMQFTASMLQQKKLEEDGGTTDTATLLSNHHEKDSGVGRTDESTRNDESSEQENLADDQTTASNTLGSCRMLTYSQDTLGSTDLPFSGESFISADYADTDFLGIPADECERFRELLELKCQMRNSGAQALYCQGGGAGGQDQECVDKELELLNEELRTIELECLNIVRAHKMQQLREQCRESWMLHNSGFRNYNTSIDARRHELSDITELPEKSDKDSSSAYNTGESCRSTPLTLELSPDNSLRRGAENQAGASGSSSSNGRMLKPLLSPVQEVCSSSRSRGSSKDSDSLQAETKERKLGESSKSGRSYSQPHSPYKHAHIPAHAQHYQSYMQLIQQKSAVEYAQSQMSLVSMCRDHISTDLEPKMEWKVKIRSDGTRYITKRPVRDKLLRERALRIHEERSGMTTDDDAISELKMGRYWSKEERKQHAVRAKEQRQRREFMKQSRADCLKEQAGLEDKKEPNIIELSHKKMMKKRNKKIFDNWMTIQELLTHGTKSPDGTRVYNSLLSVTTV